One stretch of Excalfactoria chinensis isolate bCotChi1 chromosome 2, bCotChi1.hap2, whole genome shotgun sequence DNA includes these proteins:
- the LOC140247675 gene encoding carbonic anhydrase 3-like, producing MINPNYYPWSYDGDDGPDQWHKNYPTAKGRHQSPIEINNKDVHYDRSLLPWFASYDPGAAKTILNNGKTCRVVFDDSFDRSVLRGGPLKGVYRLRQLHFHWGSSDDHGSEHVVNGVRYAGELHLLHWNPKYSNYLDAVRRTDGIAVLAIFLQVGKTPKPEMKRILEEINAIKTKGKEAPFPNFDPSILFPKSHDYWTYHGSFTTPPCEECITWIVLREPIIVSSDQMAKLRSLSKNAENEPDLPLVDNWRPTQPRYFRMVSASFL from the exons ATGATCAACCCCAACTATTACCCGTGGAGCTACGACGGCGACGACG gaCCTGATCAGTGGCACAAAAATTACCCTACTGCCAAAGGACGCCATCAGTCCCCCATTGAGATCAATAACAAAGACGTGCACTATGACCGCTCCCTGCTGCCCTGGTTTGCTAGTTACGATCCTGGTGCAGCTAAGACCATCCTCAATAACGGGAAAACCTGCAGAGTTGTGTTTGATGATTCTTTTGATAGATCAG TGTTGAGAGGTGGGCCACTTAAGGGAGTCTACCGGCTGCGTCAGCTTCACTTTCATTGGGGTTCATCTGATGACCATGGTTCTGAGCACGTCGTGAATGGAGTGAGATATGCAGGAGAG ctACATTTATTACACTGGAATCCAAAATACAGTAATTACCTTGATGCTGTGAGAAGAACAGATGGTATAGCTGTTTTGGCCATTTTTTTGCAA GTAGGGAAAACACCCAAACCAGAGATGAAAAGAAttcttgaagaaataaatgctatCAAAACAAAG ggaaaagaagctCCTTTTCCAAACTTTGATCCATCAATTCTTTTCCCGAAATCCCACGACTACTGGACATACCACGGTTCTTTCACTACTCCACCTTGTGAAGAGTGCATCACTTGGATTGTTCTTCGAGAGCCTATCATAGTCAGTTCTGACCAG ATGGCGAAACTCCGTAGCTTATCAAAGAATGCTGAGAATGAACCTGATCTCCCCCTGGTCGATAACTGGCGCCCAACTCAGCCTCGGTATTTCAGGATGGTGAGCGCATCATTCCTTTAG